DNA sequence from the Paenibacillus azoreducens genome:
TCATTCAGCATCGTAAAGACGAGCTGAAGCTTTTTGGCGCTTCTGGAGATCAGCTCGGGTTTGTCGGCCGGCTGAGCGACGTATATACCGAAATGAAGCGTTATTGCATCGATTCCTCTGCCGTGAAGCAGGTGTTGGACCAGATGGCGCATATGCCGGGAGCCACGCCGATCCTGCGCAGCAAACTTGAGGATTTATGGACGATATACAGGGATTTCGAGCAGGAAATGTCCCCGCTGTACATCGATGAGGAGGATCATTTAATCCGGCTGGCAAGCGCGGTGAAAGACTCCGATTATTTGCGGGATGCGGACATATGGATCGACGGTTTTCACGGATTTACCCCGCAGGAGCTTGAGGTTGTCGGCCAGCTGATGGTTCATGCCGGATCGGTAACCGTCTCGCTGACGCTTGACAGGCTTTATGACGGGGCGAGCATGCCGCATGAGCTGGATTTGTTCCATCCGACTGCGACCACTTTTATTAAGCTTAGAGGAATGGCGGAGGACCTTGGACTGGAGATCGGACATTCGGTTCTTGCACCGCCAGTTCTTCCCCGTTTTCAGGATAGCCCGGTGCTGGCCCATCTGGAACGGGGGTATGACCGCAGGCTGCGTTATCAGGGTGCTATGGGTGAAGGCGCCGAAGGGATTGAAGGGATTTCCATTTATCAAGCCGCGGGGCGCCGTGCGGAAGTTGAAGGCGCGCTGCGTGAGATGCTCAGGCTCGCCCGCGAAGAAGGTGTGCGCTATCGGGAAATGGCTGTGTTTGTCCGGAATCTTGGGGATTACGAGCATTTTGTCCTGCCTTTGTTTCAAGATTATGGCGTTCCGCTGTTCCTGGATCAGAAAAGAAGCGAGCTGCATCATCCGCTAGTTGAATTCATACGCGCCGCGCTGGACGTGGTTCGGCGTTTCTGGCGGCACGAAGATGTATTTCGGTGCGTAAAAAGCGAGCTGCTGCTTCCGCTGGACGGATCGCTGACGCGAGAGGATATGGACCGGCTCGAAAACTACGCGCTTGCTTGCGGCATACAGGGTTACCGTTGGACGGATGGACGCCCGTGGAAAGGGATGCCAAGCTTGTCGCTTGAAGAGGGCGGAACCACGGAACAGAAAACGGCCGAGGAAATGCTGGAGCTGATGGAGCGCTGCCGGAGCGCGGTGGCTTCGCCGCTGTCCGCTTTTGATAAAAGAATCCGGCGCGCCAAGACGGCCCGGGAAATGAGCGCGGCGGTATATAGTTTACTTGAGGATGCCGATATTCCGCGGAAACTTGATGCGCGCAGCCGGGAGGCGCTGCAAAACGGCCGACCGGAGTCTGCGAGGGAACATCGGCAGCTGTGGGGAGAAGTGCTTGATTTGCTGGACCAGATTGTCGAGATGATGGGTGAGGAAAAGATGGCGTTCGACCTGTTTGCCGGCATTTTGGAAACAGGGCTTAGAGAGCTGAAGCTCGGATTGGTGCCTCCCGCGCTGGATCAGGTGCTGGTCGGAACGATGGACCGCACCCGTACGAGCGGCATCAAATATGTTTTTTTGCTTGGGGTAAATGACGGCGTGATTCCGGCGGTATACCAGGAGGACGGGATTATAACCGAGCAGGAACGCTCCATGCTCGCCGATACCGGCCTGGAATTGGCGCCAGGCATATCGCGCAAGCTGCTGGACGAAAGGTTCCTGATCTACAACGCTCTTACGTCCGCAAGCAGTCATGTGTGGATCAGTTATCCCGCAGCCGATGACGAAGGGAAGGAGCTTCTGCCCTCGGAAGTGGTGCGGCATTTGACCAAAATGTTCAAGGGACTTAAGATCAAGCAGCTGTTGACACAGCCGGGAGCGGATCAGCCGGCCTTTGAGCATGAAGCCTATATCGAGCATCCGCGCCAAACGTTAAGCCATCTGATTGTCCAGCTGCAAAGATGGAAGCAGGGCGCCAAGATGCCTGAACTATGGTGGAACGTGTACAACTGGTATCTTCAGGATCCGACCTGGCGCGGGCCTCTGGATATGCTGCTGCGCTCCCTCTTTTACCGGAACGAGACGCGGACGCTTACGGCAGGCACCAGCCGCAAGCTCTACGGCAGCAAGGTCCGCACCAGCGTATCGCGGATGGAAAGGTTTGCGGCATGTCCGTTTTCGCATTTTGCATCCTATGGCTTGAAGCTGAAAGAACGGCAGCTGTACCGCTTGCAGGCGCCTGACATCGGGCAGCTTTTCCATGCGGCTTTGAGTGCGATGGCTGCCAAGCTGAAGGAGCAGCAGCGCAGCTGGGGCAGTCTTACGGTTGAGGAATGCCGGAGGGAAGCGGAGATGACGGTGGAACGGCTGGCCCCGATGCTTCAAGGCGAAATTTTGCTCAGTTCGAAAAGATACGGTTACATTTCGCGCAAGCTGAAAAATATTGTGGGCAGGGCATCGATCATCCTGGGAGAGCATGCGCGGCGCGGCAACTTCGAACCGGTTGGCTTGGAGCTCGACTTCGGCCCTGGAAAACCGCTGCCGCCGCTTACGTTCGAGCTCGACAACGGATCGGTCATGGAGGTTGTCGGCCGGATTGACCGCGTCGATATGGCGCAAGGGGAAGACGGATTGCTGCTGCGCGTGATCGACTATAAATCAGGACAGAAGGACCTTAGACTGCATGAGGTTTATTACGGGCTTGCCCTGCAGATGCTCACCTATCTCGACGTTTTGCTTACTTATGCGGAAGATTGGCTGGGCAGCAAGGCGCTGCCTGCCGGCACGCTTTATTTCCATGTTCATGATCCTATTTTGCAGTCCGCCAACGGCATGACGATGGAGCAGGCGGCGGAGGAACTGCTCAAGCGTTTCAAAATGAAAGGGTTGCTGATGGCCGACCGTGATGTCGTGTCATTAATGGATACCTCTTTGGATAAGGGTTACTCGTCTATTTTGCCGGTTGCAGTCAAAGCGGATGGAAGCTTCTACAGCAGCGCATCGGTTGCGAGCCCCGAGCAGTGGGAGGATTTGCTTAGCTCCGTCCGGCACAGTATCGAAACCATCGGCACGAGGATCACGGAAG
Encoded proteins:
- the addB gene encoding helicase-exonuclease AddAB subunit AddB yields the protein MPVHFLIGRSGSGKTTTILEDISSRLGTAPQGKAMILLVPEQGSFQAEHGLVTTGRVKGSVRAQVLSFRRLAYRVMQETGGAARIAISDEGKKMLLYKIIQHRKDELKLFGASGDQLGFVGRLSDVYTEMKRYCIDSSAVKQVLDQMAHMPGATPILRSKLEDLWTIYRDFEQEMSPLYIDEEDHLIRLASAVKDSDYLRDADIWIDGFHGFTPQELEVVGQLMVHAGSVTVSLTLDRLYDGASMPHELDLFHPTATTFIKLRGMAEDLGLEIGHSVLAPPVLPRFQDSPVLAHLERGYDRRLRYQGAMGEGAEGIEGISIYQAAGRRAEVEGALREMLRLAREEGVRYREMAVFVRNLGDYEHFVLPLFQDYGVPLFLDQKRSELHHPLVEFIRAALDVVRRFWRHEDVFRCVKSELLLPLDGSLTREDMDRLENYALACGIQGYRWTDGRPWKGMPSLSLEEGGTTEQKTAEEMLELMERCRSAVASPLSAFDKRIRRAKTAREMSAAVYSLLEDADIPRKLDARSREALQNGRPESAREHRQLWGEVLDLLDQIVEMMGEEKMAFDLFAGILETGLRELKLGLVPPALDQVLVGTMDRTRTSGIKYVFLLGVNDGVIPAVYQEDGIITEQERSMLADTGLELAPGISRKLLDERFLIYNALTSASSHVWISYPAADDEGKELLPSEVVRHLTKMFKGLKIKQLLTQPGADQPAFEHEAYIEHPRQTLSHLIVQLQRWKQGAKMPELWWNVYNWYLQDPTWRGPLDMLLRSLFYRNETRTLTAGTSRKLYGSKVRTSVSRMERFAACPFSHFASYGLKLKERQLYRLQAPDIGQLFHAALSAMAAKLKEQQRSWGSLTVEECRREAEMTVERLAPMLQGEILLSSKRYGYISRKLKNIVGRASIILGEHARRGNFEPVGLELDFGPGKPLPPLTFELDNGSVMEVVGRIDRVDMAQGEDGLLLRVIDYKSGQKDLRLHEVYYGLALQMLTYLDVLLTYAEDWLGSKALPAGTLYFHVHDPILQSANGMTMEQAAEELLKRFKMKGLLMADRDVVSLMDTSLDKGYSSILPVAVKADGSFYSSASVASPEQWEDLLSSVRHSIETIGTRITEGDVNIQPYRIQQETACTFCPFKPVCQFDEAVEGNHYQLLGKPDKSQMWKLLSERKGGEQS